In the genome of Anabaena cylindrica PCC 7122, the window AAAACATTTGCCAGAGAAACCTCCAAGTATAAATTAGCAACCCAGGTACTACTAGAGACAGGAATCGCACAAAGATATGATACCCATTTCGACCACTTGATAGGCACGCTAATTGGTAAGGGCGACGATTTTAAGCTTTATAAAAGGTTTAGGAAGATGTTTGTCCGAGAAATTGGGTGGAGACACTTCAAAGATGCCTATGCAGCAAAACTGGAAGCCGATTTTTCGGAAGATGAATTAAAGGAACTGTTAAATTTATCAAAGCAACCTGTGATGAAAAAGTTGTTGAAGTCTGAAGTTCAAGCATATATGGATACATCTAAACAAAGGTTCAAAATGGGATTTGAATTGTGGGAGAACTATAATAACGGCAAAATAAATTTACCCCCAGACTAGACTTCCAGCCCCATTGAGAAGGGTCATAACAAATCATTGGACTGGACAAATATGATATTTTAGTTTTGAGTTGGGAGCGATACCTGCGGTAAGCTAGGCGTTAGCCTAGCCGATCAATTCAAGCGTTATGCAGATTGAATTCTTGGTAACGGCAACGGCTTAAAAAATTCACATTAACCTCAGCTTGAAATTTCAAAGATGAATTTATCTAAAGACTTGTTCTGCAAAGGTTTGCCAGTTAGTTTTTCTCTTGTCGTCATCATGACTTTCCTTGCCCCGAAAGCAAAAGCTGAATATGCTTGCGGTGGCGCTGGACCGGGAGAAATAGTGGTTGGGAGTACCGAAGCTGGGAATGGTGTCGCATCTGTTCTTCTTTGTGACAGAGACCCGAATTATCAAGAGGAGCCAGAAAATCAAGGGAGGGATAATTCGCCTTCTCGTTATTACGACCCTCAGTTTGCAGCTCTACAGTTTCAAGCCGCTTCTGCCCTACTCAATTTGCAACAGCAAGCTCAATTATTGCAAGATCCAAAGTATCTGAAATATCTATCGGGCAGTTGGAGGCTTTTTCCTACTTCAAGGTTAGAGGGGGTAAAATCAGGTGGCTCTTGTGTTGCATCCTTTTTCAAGGCATCAATGGATCCAGAAGCTAAAGACGCTCCAGTCATGATCAATTTGTTGGGGCCAACTGGCAATGAGAAGTTTGCTTTGCTGACATTTGCAACCGAAAGTATTCCTAAACCTAAAACGATACAAACAATCACGGTTACTTTGATTCAAAACAATGACCCCCCTGCTACTGTCAAGGCATTCAATTACACAATGCCAAATATGCCATTTGGGGTAATTGCTTTTGCTGTACCGACAATTGATGCAGCTTTAGCGGGGATAGAAGATGTCCAGAACTTTGATGTCAAAATAGATGGTAAGTCTGTTGCTAAGACCATGTGGCATAGTGGGCTAAAGGTAAGGGATGAATTACGTAAGTGTTTGAATGGTAAACCTTATTCGGTAACAGAGATTGACATAGTGCCGGAGCGTTTGAAAAAACCATAACTCAGAATTTTAGTCTCACGCAAAGGCGCATTCGCGTAGCGTCCCGCAGGGAAGACGCAAAGGTAAGAGTTTTAAAGGTTCAACTTGGGAATTTTATACCTCAATTCAGCAACGCCCAAAATACTTATGCCCGAATCACAGTAATTCTACGTTGATTTTCCGTCGCCACCACCTCCGTTGATAAACGTTCTTCCATTGGTAGGGCATTTTTCCGCCTATCAAACACAAATAACCAACCAAAATCCAACCCCAAACGCCCTAAATAGGATTCTAATTGTTCAATACCCTCAGTTTGGGGGTCACGCTTTTTTTCCCGCCAGACCTTTAACTCAATACCTAACGTTACATCTTTGTAACGCAGACATAAATCCATTCTGTCACTACCAATTGCATATTCCCTTTCTAAGATTCCACCACCATTAATAACACGATGTAAAAAAGCCATTAATACGATGTGGGGAGCGATTTCATGGTAGCCAGTGCTACCTAACAACGGTTCTCCGTGCTGTCGCCAAAACTTGAGAAATGCTGCAAGTAACGCATCTATATTTAATTCACCTTCCGGAGTTAGCCAAGTTGGTGCAATCATTGGTAAAGAAGCCATTGGTGTCACCGTTAACACTCTGGGTAAAACTTCCCGATAAATGGGATTAGCAATGGTTAATCCACCGTAGGGGTGCATTTTACATAAACCCAAATCAATCACAAATTGAATATCATCGTTGGGTATATCCCCCAATTCCAAACCTGCTAACATCGGCTCGATAATTGCTTTTATTCTTGGTTCTCGTAAGCGTTCAGCTAAACTATCCAGATGAGTATCTTGACGAGCAATTAATATTTCCTTTGCCTGTAAAATATGTTCTTTTGTAATAGCAATATTTCTATCTTTAACCATTTTTTCCACAATTTCTTTAGCCAAAGCATTCACTAACCAAGGTTGTCCTTGGGTTAAATCAAAGGCTGTTTCTGTGGCTTCCGGTGTGAAAATTTGTCCTGTTTCTTCTGTATGTTGTTGATATAATTCTGCCACTTCTTCAGCATTAAAATTTCGCAGAGTAATAGAACTAACCTTAATATTAAAAGGACTAGATGTGTTTAATCTGTCACTACCACCTGATGCTACTTTATAATCTCGCACATCTCGTAAACCGATTAATCCCACGGAGGAAGGAAAATTTTCTGGACGATTAGGAAAACCATCTCGTAATTGACGTAAAATTGAAATTAGAGTTTGGTCTTGTAGGGAATCAATTTCATCTATAAATAATACTAACGGACGCTTGATTGCTCGTGACCAAGCTCTTAAATTTTCGCCAATTCTCTGCCCAGGCGCATTATAAACCCAAGTTGGGGGTTGTAGTTCTGGGGGTAAGTTATCCTCAATTGTATTTTGCCAAGCTCCCAAAATCGCTAATTCTGCCGCACCTGGGTCATGATTAAATGCACTTCCTACTTCTGCTGATACCATTACTGCTGCATAACGTCCTGTGGCGGTAAGTTGCTGTGCTAGGGCTAACATTGCTGTTGTTTTCCCCGTTTGTCGCGGTGCATGAACCACGAAATAACTTTCTTGTTCAATTAGCATTGATAAGTCAGGGAGACGACTTGTGGCTGAGATGGTGTAGTGCTTTTCAGGGTTACAAGGACCGGCAATATTAAACCAGCGAGACATCATGATTTTAGCAGTTAGCGAACACTTTAAGTTTAGACGATTTTGCAGTTGAGGATGGCAGGAAGGGCTAATTGAGGATTGTTGTTTGTTTAAGTATCCGGTATATATACAGAATCATTGTGTCTATAGTTTTTGATATCATGACCAAAGTATCTGTAACGCTTTATTTGTTTGGATAGGTTGGTGTGATAGACAGAAAATTTCCGTCTAAATAAATAGTTAGACTGACTCCCGCATTCAGGTTTAAAGATTCCTACAGAAATTCTCTAATACTGGAACTGAAGCTCCTAGAATTTTGTCCAAACCTAACAGCAATACAGCTCCTCCCATTGCCATTATTGTATAGTTCAATCTCTTTCCTTTCTTACTTCGCAATTCGTTGAGTTCTAGAAGTGTTTCCTTCTCCAAATACCGAATTAGAGCGGTCATATAGTTTTCCTCTTCTGCTTTATTCCATTCATCTGTAAGTAGTTGCTCTGGTAACACGATTTTCCCAGCTTTAGTAGGTAGCAATCCCCACAAGCTTGTTACGATAGAAATAGATATAAGAATATATGCGATTAGTTGGAGTAGATAACAGGTAATACAAGGATATTTATCCGTATGGCATTTGATATAAGTAGAATAAGCAGGCAAATCCTTTCCGAAATTAATGAGGATACCGCTAAGAGTCAGAATCACTGTGAGCTTTGTATTAAGCTTATCAATACTTTCACTGGCTGCTTTAATTGAATTTAAAGTATATTCGTAAGTAAGTTTGATGTTAGTCATTACTGGAGCTTCTTAAATGTCAGATAAGTCAAAGAATGAGAACCAGCAGCAGTCTCCGCCACCACCACCGCCACCGTCCAATTTACCATCAGTCGATCCGGCCAAGACTATAAGTTATAGGGAGGACGGTCAAGATAAGGAGAGCTAAACCGAGTAATCTTTGAGATGCTTTATATCCTAAAGTATTTGGCAAGGCTGCTTACTTCCTTAAGTCTAACAATCCGGCTGCAAGTAACTATTACGACACCAGCAAGATGTCACAATAGTTACTTGCAGCCACTCAGATAGAACGTTAAACACCTTTAAAAAAGCGATTCCTAAGCAGCGCTTCGCAATCGCACAATTTCCAAACAAATAAATACTTCTATACTCAAAC includes:
- a CDS encoding ATP-binding protein — encoded protein: MSRWFNIAGPCNPEKHYTISATSRLPDLSMLIEQESYFVVHAPRQTGKTTAMLALAQQLTATGRYAAVMVSAEVGSAFNHDPGAAELAILGAWQNTIEDNLPPELQPPTWVYNAPGQRIGENLRAWSRAIKRPLVLFIDEIDSLQDQTLISILRQLRDGFPNRPENFPSSVGLIGLRDVRDYKVASGGSDRLNTSSPFNIKVSSITLRNFNAEEVAELYQQHTEETGQIFTPEATETAFDLTQGQPWLVNALAKEIVEKMVKDRNIAITKEHILQAKEILIARQDTHLDSLAERLREPRIKAIIEPMLAGLELGDIPNDDIQFVIDLGLCKMHPYGGLTIANPIYREVLPRVLTVTPMASLPMIAPTWLTPEGELNIDALLAAFLKFWRQHGEPLLGSTGYHEIAPHIVLMAFLHRVINGGGILEREYAIGSDRMDLCLRYKDVTLGIELKVWREKKRDPQTEGIEQLESYLGRLGLDFGWLFVFDRRKNALPMEERLSTEVVATENQRRITVIRA
- a CDS encoding DUF2059 domain-containing protein — translated: MLKVKLQFSRFLGLLLVVCLTFFTVYVAHSQQPPVVEYQSKTFARETSKYKLATQVLLETGIAQRYDTHFDHLIGTLIGKGDDFKLYKRFRKMFVREIGWRHFKDAYAAKLEADFSEDELKELLNLSKQPVMKKLLKSEVQAYMDTSKQRFKMGFELWENYNNGKINLPPD